DNA from Nymphaea colorata isolate Beijing-Zhang1983 chromosome 4, ASM883128v2, whole genome shotgun sequence:
CTAAACATGGCAGCCTGTAATCACAAACAGTGATGCTTCCACAAGATAAGATCCTACCACAAAAATTACCAGCATGGTTATAAAATGCCATTGACTTAGAAACAAAGGCATGCTGCCAGCAACCAAGGACAATGTCCACTGCTTTACTTTCGTGAACAATATGCTCCAAACAAATATCTCCCTTTACATAATGTTGTGGCACcatatagaaaaacaaatttcttttgacATTTAATTTAACTTGTGTGTTTTTACTTGTTGGGCAGTTCCCTTTGAATTTAGAATTTTCCagtagacatacaaattgaagACCAGGCCCAACCTTGATAGTAGAAACACTTCAAGAGTtacactcttgaagataccAGCCACTCCAAGAAGTCACACAAGgagaaacctcaaactagaggtgAAAAGAACTTGTATTGAATCTCAAAGGATATACAACAACGAGGCCTAAAAGCCTACAACAGGTAAGGAACCCAAGTCCCATAtttatagaagaaaaagaaagaacaaaggtTCAAGAAACTAGCTGTTGGGACtgcttccaacggctagaaatctagccattgggagcagcccaacagctagttctccTAGCtgatcaaaacagaaaaagaaagacagaaaaatacaaagaaaaataagagaaaaataagaataaaaaataaaaaataaaaacataaaaacctatgcatacatatatacatttatatatacaaatcatacatcaaactactAAAAGTATTGAATGATGAATTGGAAGCAGCTGAGTTTGAAATATAGTCTTTCCAAATCTTTTGGAAATTAGGGTGTGTAGGATACAAATCTTTACAATATTCCAATCCAAGATGCTGAATAGACATAAGACGTAAGACAGCTGTTTTTTCTACTTAAAGCATCAGCTACTTTGTTGAGGATGCCAGACTGATGCTTGATAGGAAAAGTATCTTCCTATAGGAAACTGACCCATTTGGCATGTCTGGCCCTGAGCTTCTTTTGGCTATTCAAAAGCTTTGAAGACTCATAATCTGCATATAAAACAAAGTCCTTTGAAATTAGGTAGTGATGCTAATACCTTAGGGCTTAAATAACTACATGAAACTCAAGATTGTATGTAGAATATTGGTATTTGGCCTGAGCCAATTTCTCACTAAAGAAGGCAATGGGCCTGCTGTTTGATTCAGCACAATGCCAATACCTACATTGGAGGCATCCACTTCAGAAACTTGAAAAGTCAGGGAATGGTGAAATTACAGTGGAAATCTTTTCTTTGACTAGTTTAAAGGTCCTATGGGCTGCAAGGCTCCATGAAAAGCTGGCACCCTTAAGGCATTCCGTAATGGGCGTCATAATTGTGCTAAAATTCCTGAAGCGCCAATAGATGGAGGCCAACTCATGGAAACTCTTGATCTCTCCAAGCATCTTGGGGACTGGCCAATCCACTATTGCCTGGGCCTTTGAGGCATTTACTTTAACCCCTTCAGGAGAGACGGTGAAACCTAAAAAAACCAAATTAGTTAGGAAATCACATTCCTTAACATTTggaaacaatttttcttttctcaatatttcaaaaacacgCTGCAAATGGGAAGATGGTTTGACACAGATTAACTATAAATGACAATATCATCAGAGTACACAATGACAAGCTTGCTTAGACATGGATGCAACAGCTGAGTCATAACATTCATGAACGTGCTTGGGCATTGGACAGCCCAAACGTCATAACCAGCCACTCATACAACCTGTCACGCATCTTAAATGCTGCCTTCCATTTATTCTCATATCAAATCTGAGTCTGGTGATAGCTGCTTTTAAGATCAATTCTAAACACAGGCACCAGACAACATATCAAGCATGTCATCGAGGCATGATATGGGAAAGTGGTATTTGACCGTGATGTGCTTTATAACCTGACTATCTATGCACATATGGTTGGACCCATCTTTCTTAGGTGTAAGTAGGGCATGAACTGCACAGGGGCTGACACTTTCACAAATGTAGCCCTTGCATAGTAACTCCCCTACCTACCTTTGCAACTTTGGATGATCTGCAGAGTTGATGTGGTATGCAGGTTGATTTGGCTGGCTAGCCCTGGAATAAAAACAAGGGCATGCTACGTCGTATGCTTGGGTCGTAAACTATCTGTAAGCTCATCAGGTAGGGCATCTTGAAACTCATCTAGCAAGGGAGCTACCTCTGCAGGGACATTAGACAGGTGGTTGATACAGGCTTGGCCACTAATGCATTGCAGTATCCCTCACCCCACACTTCTCAAAGAATTCCCTATAGATTAATCCAATAAGACCAGATGCCTTCTTAAATCAACACCcccttcacacacacacacaccccaccccccccccccccccccccaccccccccccaaaaaaaaaaaatgcagtcgCCCTGATAGGTAAAtcaagttttgtcaaaaccTGCAAAATCAGGTTTTAGCATAGTTTGGGTGTTATGCAAACCCTTGAACACCAATGCAAAAATGTATAAAAGTATGTCTATTAGGTTGGTCTTGTTAAAGTCAGCCTGAATTGGCGGATTCAAACCAAATTAGctttaaattgatttaatttGGTTCCCAATCCATGGTGCcatgtttcatgttttattcatttcttattgttttctttaatatatttgaattattttcttattttgaacTTCAAACTTACAGATATAATAATGATTTTTTGCCAATTCAGATATGGTTCTGAAGGCAGCCTGATTTGGCTCTTTGCTGAATCATTCTGTTGCACAATCTGATTTAGAATTTGGTTCTGATAACATTGATCTTTGTTGTCTGTACGTGCCCGTATCTGTTTGGAGTTATTTGTACAAACTAAATTCTTTCTAAGTTAACTTAGCTGTTGGTGTTAGATGTAGCGATTATTTATTGCTATCTCCACTTGGGTGCAGATATATGTATGGTAACGCTACATGAATATGcaacaaaatctaaaaaataccagaaaataagagaaaacacATAGGATCAGGGAGTTTTAACATGGAAAAGCTAAGATTGATTTGgggtgttttttttcttccattgcaATGTTTGTCTGTACCTTATCTTCTTGGTCTTTAGACTTTTCTGTTCTTTATCTGCACTTTCTCAATTTCCTTGGAGTCACTGGTTTGTTAAGTCCACTCAAAAGTTTACTCTCAAGCAGGCCTTGCTAAAACGTGTGGGATACACACCAGAGGTCAGTCATGGTGTGCTGATGGAAATGGCTGAGCACAAGAAAGACCTGGAGAAAAAGACAAGGCCCATCTTGGACACATTGCGCAGCTATCAAGACTTGCCTCCTGTAATCTTTTGGTCCCTTAATTGTTATTGTGATTGCTGTCTTGCTGCCAGCATGGTTAAAacattcctttccttttcttttgtcagGACAAAGCCCTTGCTGCGTTGGCTATTGAGGATAAAAGGAGGCAATATTCAGCTGCAGAAAAATACCTCGAAGAAGTGCTTCAATCAGCTCTTAATCCTACAGAATGAGCTTAAAGTTGGTCTCTAATTACCATTCAATGGGTCTTGAATTTACCAGACCTTGATGTAGCCACCCTGGGAAATTTTCTTCAGGATTGTATTTTCCTTGAATAGGTGAATGAAGACTATTTCTAGCCATCTGTGAACTATGTCTTCATCTTCTGAGGTTATGAGTGGCTGCTTTAAGTTGTTAGTTTCTAGTCTTTGCTTCTCATTATGGTGCCAATTTGTTAACATCAAATCCAGAAAGGCTAGCTGCACGATTGATTATTttgttgtatatttgttttgttttgtgaCCCTCTTTCTTGAGAGTCCGGTGGAATTCTATAAGATAATACAAATGTCGGGGAGGAAAACAGGAAGGACTCGCTAACTTTCCGGATTTCGAGTCTGATATCGTGAatacattttttcacatttagaGTACCAACTTTTTTCCAAGTTCTGCCTAAGAGTTCTATACCATTTAACAATTCACAGATGGCTTATATGATGAAAGTTTTTGAAGTAGTATGGGATGCAATGTTATCACTGCTGTATCGGTCAGGTTGACTTATACattgtatcgtaacgtatcgtaaaattatttttttaatttataaataatattaaaaaattataaaaaataaaaaaaatcagaaaaatttttgaaaaaactagtaaaagtcagaaaaatttaagaaaaatgtatttaaaggaacattcatcattcatgtacaTGAAGTATGCATATTAACAACACattttaaaataagaaatcaaacattcaaaaatcaaaataacatactaagcggcctaagagtattcaattacatcacaattcataagttcagaagtcaaaactcaaaacatattgacatagttttcaaaactcaaaacaaaaagcttcATCAATCgtcatctgcatcatcatcttcattttcttcattaagtgcttctTTTATCTCCtttgttgcaaatggaatgtcaccaacattccattacTCCCCCCTCAGCCTCTCCTTCAATAATCTCTGTTGTTTCTaacgttcaaaaaatcaagatcgtcctcatcaagtattacagatggttcttcttcaacccaagaatctaatatatcaaaatggtcaatgaagatatgatcatattgagtgtgatgcttcctcgtagatgttgtttctagttgcctaacaagagaaaattttaacaaattgttagaaattaaaatatatattagaatttgctattttgtataacaaaatacaaatgtttacctttgtctcaacttcatattataacgaacataaacaaggtcattcaacttTTTATGTTCTAGCCTATTCCCcttcttactatggatgtgttgaaatacactccaatttctttcacatccaattgcactacatgtttggctgaagattctaattgcaagcttcttt
Protein-coding regions in this window:
- the LOC116252325 gene encoding AUGMIN subunit 1 isoform X2, which encodes MADISLRKTDVEEKRSKVQKESKVLLEYTRKAIARLTYLKRTLAQLEDDMAGCDNQMRHWQTNLSIMVSKERQYMQQHTNCKALLKRVGYTPEVSHGVLMEMAEHKKDLEKKTRPILDTLRSYQDLPPDKALAALAIEDKRRQYSAAEKYLEEVLQSALNPTE